A genomic segment from Arcobacter sp. CECT 8986 encodes:
- a CDS encoding fumarate hydratase C-terminal domain-containing protein, giving the protein KVLAFEEMGMEAIYEFEVKDMPVTVAVDTEGTSIHTTGPAQWRTI; this is encoded by the coding sequence AAAGTATTAGCATTTGAAGAGATGGGTATGGAAGCGATTTACGAATTTGAAGTAAAAGATATGCCTGTTACAGTTGCTGTGGATACTGAAGGTACTTCTATTCACACTACTGGACCAGCACAATGGAGAACTATATAA